The Cupriavidus necator DNA window TTCGTCGCGACCGCGATCGCACTCTGCCTTGGCGCCGCTTCGCTGGCCGTGCAGGCACAGACCGGCGGCAAGAAGCAGTTCGATCCGTATTCCCAGGGCGCCAAGTCGGGTGAGAAGTTTGACCCGTACAGCCAGGGGGCCAAGGCCGGCGACAAGTTCGACCCGTACAGCCAGGGCGCGAACAAGAGCACCCGCAGCGACCTGACCGACGCTTCCGCGCCGGCCGCCGAGCAAAAGCCGGCCAAGAAGTCCACCAAGAAGAAGAGCAAGAAGAAGGCCGCTTCGGCGCCGGCTGCCAGCTGAGCCGCAAGCGCCTGACGCAAAAAACCCGCCTTGGCGGGTTTTTTTGCTTCCTGCCCCAGCGCACAAGCCTATGGCGCTTGCGTGTCGCGCTCCAGCGCGGTGACATCCACGCGCTGCACCTTGTCATCCTGGCGCACTTCGGTGCGCAGCACGAAGGCGTCGGCGGGGCAATACCAGTCGGTGACATGCATCACGGTCGGCTCAACCTGTACCACTTCTTCGCCAACCAGGACCGGCCCCAGCGAGGTGCGTTTCTCGTAGGTGACCGGCAGGCATTCCTTGCGCCCCAGGACGGTATTGATCGTCTGCCGCTTGCCGACGTGGCGCGAGCCGATATAGATCGACGCATGCTGCGCCCGCATGTTGCTGACCACTTCATCCGATCCCAGCGGGTAGACCTTCAGCGAGACGCTCGACTCAAAGGTCTCGCCCTCCAGCGTGGTGCCCTCGCGCAGGTCCAGCCCGGCGTAGTTGAACACGCCCATGCCGCGGAAAGCCGCCTCGCCGTACATGCGCGCGTAGCGCGCGCGGGCGTTGATGACGGCATGCTGGCTTTCGATGCTGGTCTGGCCGCCGGGCGAACGGCGGTCGATCACCACTTCATGCACCTGGGTGGTAATCACCGGCGGCCCCATCAGCGCCGACAGGGCAGTCTTGGAATTGATCTCCAGTTGCGCGCGGCAGCCGGTCGGACTGCGCACCACATCGCGCAGGGTCATGCTGACCGACATTGGCATCACGCCGTCGCCTTCCATCTGCACATGCGAGCCGGAGCGGAACCATGGGGCACTGCACAGCACGGCCGCCGCCGCTGCCTGCGCCTGGCTTGCCGCAGCCTGCGCCACCGCCGCACCGGCGCCCGGCAGCGCCGCCGCACCCTGGGCGCCGGCATGCTGCGCCAGCGCCATGGCCACGCCCGCCACCAGGCCTGCCAGCCGGTCCCGCTGTGCCTTTTTCTTCACATGAATCCCCGTCTAGAGTTTCCAGGCGCCCCCTGACCCTGCGCCCGGCCTGCCAGGCGACCGCCTGGACACTGAAATTATCGCGTTTTGTTGCATGTGTAACTCGGATTTTTCGCGCAGATCCTGTGGCAGCCGGTGGCCGGCGGGCAGCGGGCAGCAGCCGGCCTGAGCAGCACTTTCTCTCCCCCGCGGCAATCCGGCGCCCCGCAGGCCGTCTCCAGCACCCGCCGGGGGCGGCCTGCCCACCGTGCTACCATTGCCCGCCTCGCGTGTGCCGAGGCGGCAGCGGCGTGCGAGGCGCATGCCAGCGTGCCAGCCGCGGGCGACTTGCCTCCCTGGTGTCCACCAACAGGCAAGGCCATGCGTTGTGATGGCTTCCCGTCACCGCGCGCCCCACGCAGGACCATCGATCCGTCGCGCTTTTCCAGGAGATCTATGCGTAGTTCATCGACCTCGCGGGCTGCCGCGCTGTCCGTTGGAGCCACCACCGCCAGTGCGGTCGCACTGGCCAGCCTGTTTATCCTGCTGGTCTGGTTCGGCACCCTCGACATGCGTCACCTGCTGCGCTCCGATGAAGGCCGCTACGCCGAGATTGCCCGCGAAATGTTCGCTACCGGCGACTGGGTCACGATCCGCTACCACGAACTCAAGTATTTCGAGAAGCCGCCCTTCCACCTGTGGGTGACCACGCTGGCCTACACGCTGTTTGGCGTGGGCGACTGGCAGGCGCGGTTGTGCGTGGCCCTGTCCGGCATCCTGGGGCTGGGCGTGTCGATGCTGGCCGCGGCACGCTGGTACGGCCGGCGCGTGGCGATGCTGACGGGGCTGGTGCTGGTTTCCGCGCCGATGTGGAATATCGCCGGCCACTTCAACTCGCTGGACATGACGCTGGCCGGCGCCATGGCGTGCGTGCTGGCCTTCATGCTGCTGGCGCAGCACCCGGATGCCACCCGCGCCGAACGCCGCAACTGGATGCTCGCCTGCTGGGCGGCGATGGGCGTGGCGGTGCTGGTCAAGGGGCTGGTCGGGCTGGCGCTGCCGGGGCTGGTGCTGGTGGTCTACACGCTGGTGACACGCGACTTCCGCTTGTGGTGCCGCCTGCATCTGCCGGGCGGCATCGTCGCCATGCTGGTGGTGACGGTGCCGTGGTTCTGGCTGGTGTCGGAACGCAATCCGGAATTCCTGCATTTCTTCTTTATCCACGAGCACTGGCAACGCTATACCTCGAACGTGCACCAGCGCGAAGGCGCGATCTGGTTCTTCGTGCCGCTGCTGCTGGCCGGCTTCCTGCCCTGGCTGGGCCTGGTTCCGCAAATGTGGAAGGCCGTGCGCGAGCGCGCCGGCGTCGCTCGCGGCACCTCGCCGCGGCCATTCCAGCCCGCCCTGCTGGCGGCGCTGTGGGCCGTGGCGATCTTTGTCTTCTTCAGCCTGTCCGGCTCCAAGCTGCCCGGCTATATCGTGCCGATCTTCCCGGCGCTGGCGCTGCTGGCCGGCGTGGCGCTGGACACGTTGACGGAACGCGCGTGGCGCTGGCAGGTCAATGCCATGATTGCCCTGGGCGTGGTCGGGCTGCTGGCGTGCCCGTTTGTCGGCATGATGGACAAGCCCAGCACGCCCAATGTGGTCTATCGGGAATTCGCAGCGTGGACCGGCGTCGCCTTCGCGGTGATGCTGGGCGGCGCACTGCTGGCGCGCCGGCTGCTGCGCACGCGTGGGGTGTTTCCCAGTGTGGTGGCCTATGCGCTGGCGATGTTCATCTGCTCCACGGTGGCGCTGCGCGGTCACGAAGCCATGGGCCGGCCCAGTTCCGGCGCGGACCTGGTGCCCGCCATCAATGCCGTGCTGACGCCGGACATGCCGCTGTACAGTGTGGGCATGCTCGACCACACGCTGCCGTTCTACCTGCGCCGCACCACCATCATGGTGGCGCATCCCGATGAGCTGGAATTCGGCATCGGCCAGGAACCGCAGAAGTGGATCCCGACCATCGATGGCTTTATCGCGCGCTGGCAGGACGGCAAGCGCGCGGTAGCGATCATGTTGCCCTCGACCTACGACGCACTGGCTGCGCGCGGCGTGCCGATGCACAGGATCGCCGGTGACCGCCGCCGTGTGGCGGTCGCCAATTTCGCGCTGCCGGGCAATGGCCCGCAGACGCAACCCCCAGGACAGTAACCTGCAACTCCTGCAATTCCTGCACTACGCAGCGCCATGACGCTCTCCACCTTCGCTTTCATCCTGACCGGCGTGCTGCTCAATGCGGCTGCGCAACTGTTGCTCAAGGCCGGCGTCAATGCCATCGGCGCGATCACGCTGGACCGTGGCACGCTGCTGGTGACGGCGCTGCGCGTGCTGACCCAATGGCCGGTGCTGGCCGGGCTGACGCTGTACGTGGTCAGCGTGGGGGTATGGATCGTGGGGCTGTCGCGCGTGGATGTGTCGATCGCCTACCCGATGCTGTCGCTCGGCTATGTGGTCAATGCACTGGCCGCCTGGTGGCTGTTCGGCGAGATGATCGGCCCCTTGCGCGTGGCCGGCATCCTGCTGATACTGGCGGGCGTCTTCCTGATCGCCCGCTCATGACGCGCCTGCGCGCACGCCGCCAGTTCCGACACCGACCGTACTTCCTCGCCCTGCCATGACCGCATCCGCCCCTGAGTTCCTGCCTTTTGTCCGGCCTGACATCGACGCCGCCGCCATTGCCGAAGTCAGCAAGGTGCTGGCCTCGGGCTGGATCACCTCCGGCCCGAAGATGCAGGCCTTCGAGGCCGCGCTGTCAGGCCTGTTCGGCGGACGCCCGGTGCGCACCTTCGCCAATGGCTCGGCCACGATGGAGATCGCGCTGCGCATTGCCGATATCGGGCCGGGCGATGAGGTCATCACCACGCCGGTCACCTGGGTCGCCACCGCCAACGTGGTGCTGGCAGTAGGCGCCCGGCCGGTGTTCGTCGATATCGACCCGCGCACGCGCAATCTCGACCTGGATGCCGTCGAGGCCGCGATCACGCCGCGCACGCGCGCCATCATGCCGGTGTACCTGTCGGGGCTGCCGGTGGACATGGACCGCCTGTACGCCATTGCCAGCAAGCACGGGCTGCGCGTGATCGAGGATGCCGCGCAGGCAATCGACTCGCGCTGGCGCGGCCAGCGCATCGGCGCCCTTGGCGACCTGGTCAGCTTCAGCTTCCAGGCCAACAAGAACATCACCACCATCGAAGGCGGCTGCCTGGTGATGAACACGCCCGAAGAAGCCGTGCGCGCCGAGCGCCTGCGGCTGCAGGGCGTGATCCGCACCGGTATGGACGGCATGGATGTCGAAGAGCCCGGCGGCAAGTTCAACCTGACCGACGTCAACGCCGCGGTCGGGCTGGCGCAGCTGGGCAAGCTCGACGCCATCACCGCGCGCCGCGCCGAGCTGGCCGAGACGTATTTCCGCTGTGCCGCCGACAGTGGCCTGGAGGCGCTGGGCATCGAGCTGCCGCAAGCGCTGGATGCACACGATGCCACCACCAACTGGCACATGTTCCAGGTGGTGCTGCCGACCGAGCGCCTGCAAGGCGGCCCGG harbors:
- a CDS encoding glycosyltransferase family 39 protein, which gives rise to MRSSSTSRAAALSVGATTASAVALASLFILLVWFGTLDMRHLLRSDEGRYAEIAREMFATGDWVTIRYHELKYFEKPPFHLWVTTLAYTLFGVGDWQARLCVALSGILGLGVSMLAAARWYGRRVAMLTGLVLVSAPMWNIAGHFNSLDMTLAGAMACVLAFMLLAQHPDATRAERRNWMLACWAAMGVAVLVKGLVGLALPGLVLVVYTLVTRDFRLWCRLHLPGGIVAMLVVTVPWFWLVSERNPEFLHFFFIHEHWQRYTSNVHQREGAIWFFVPLLLAGFLPWLGLVPQMWKAVRERAGVARGTSPRPFQPALLAALWAVAIFVFFSLSGSKLPGYIVPIFPALALLAGVALDTLTERAWRWQVNAMIALGVVGLLACPFVGMMDKPSTPNVVYREFAAWTGVAFAVMLGGALLARRLLRTRGVFPSVVAYALAMFICSTVALRGHEAMGRPSSGADLVPAINAVLTPDMPLYSVGMLDHTLPFYLRRTTIMVAHPDELEFGIGQEPQKWIPTIDGFIARWQDGKRAVAIMLPSTYDALAARGVPMHRIAGDRRRVAVANFALPGNGPQTQPPGQ
- a CDS encoding EamA family transporter, with protein sequence MTLSTFAFILTGVLLNAAAQLLLKAGVNAIGAITLDRGTLLVTALRVLTQWPVLAGLTLYVVSVGVWIVGLSRVDVSIAYPMLSLGYVVNALAAWWLFGEMIGPLRVAGILLILAGVFLIARS
- a CDS encoding DegT/DnrJ/EryC1/StrS family aminotransferase translates to MTASAPEFLPFVRPDIDAAAIAEVSKVLASGWITSGPKMQAFEAALSGLFGGRPVRTFANGSATMEIALRIADIGPGDEVITTPVTWVATANVVLAVGARPVFVDIDPRTRNLDLDAVEAAITPRTRAIMPVYLSGLPVDMDRLYAIASKHGLRVIEDAAQAIDSRWRGQRIGALGDLVSFSFQANKNITTIEGGCLVMNTPEEAVRAERLRLQGVIRTGMDGMDVEEPGGKFNLTDVNAAVGLAQLGKLDAITARRAELAETYFRCAADSGLEALGIELPQALDAHDATTNWHMFQVVLPTERLQGGPARARQQVMEAMRERGIGTGVHYPPIHLFTYYRSLGWREGMLPHAERIGRGIVTLPLFPAMQATDVERVCAILSETCKRLSK